In Maylandia zebra isolate NMK-2024a linkage group LG12, Mzebra_GT3a, whole genome shotgun sequence, a single genomic region encodes these proteins:
- the npffr2a gene encoding neuropeptide FF receptor 2a has protein sequence MNEGFENNLTQLNDNWTLYNSSLESVIPRSNITYVGFYLHQPSTAAIFIVSYLLIFLVCMVGNGVVCFIVLRSKNMRTVTNLFILNLAVSDLLVGIFCMPTTLLDNIITGWPFGSLVCKMSGMVQGISVSASVFTLVAIAVDRFRCIVYPFKQKLTISTATLIIVIIWVLAVSIMCPSGVMLQVTKEQTIRVLLGYDNKTIPFYWCRENWPNQDMRKIYTTVLFANIYLAPLSLIVIMYARIGITLFKTAVPTGGKPGHENRHTVSKKKQRVIKMLLIVALLFILSWLPLWTLMMLSDYARLTEQQYRIINIYIYPFAHWLAFFNSSVNPIIYGFFNENFRRGFQAVFKFSLCTADGQRRKTYSHRLQGNSVLPANNAQTCLEPISLNSLEKNTSRRINHVTEQDLVMEDLEKASCSSGGVTAVSI, from the exons ATGAACGAAGGATTTGAAAACAACTTGACTCAACTGAATGACAACTGGACGTTGTACAACTCCTCCCTGGAGTCTGTCATACCCAGGAGCAACATCACTTATGTTGGATTTTACCTGCATCAGCCATCCACGGCAGCCATCTTCATCGTGTCCTACCTGCTGATTTTCCTCGTGTGCATGGTGGGAAATGGAGTGGTGTGCTTCATCGTGCTGAGGAGCAAAAATATGCGGACTGTTACCAATTTGTTCATCCTAAACCTTGCCGTGAGTGACCTGCTGGTGGGGATTTTCTGCATGCCAACAACGCTTCTTGACAACATAATTACAG GATGGCCTTTCGGAAGCTTGGTCTGCAAAATGAGCGGCATGGTTCAAGGCATCTCTGTGTCAGCTTCTGTCTTCACGCTCGTCGCTATTGCTGTTGACAG GTTCAGATGCATCGTCTACCCATTCAAGCAAAAGCTGACCATCTCCACAGCCACACTGATAATAGTCATCATCTGGGTTCTGGCCGTATCCATCATGTGTCCCTCTGGCGTGATGCTACAAGTGACCAAGGAGCAAACCATCCGGGTGTTGCTGGGATATGATAACAAAACTATTCCTTTTTATTGGTGCAGAGAGAACTGGCCAAACCAAGACATGAGAAAGATTTACACCACAGTCCTGTTTGCCAACATCTATCTTGCCCCTCTTTCCCTCATTGTGATCATGTACGCCCGGATTGGGATTACGCTTTTCAAAACAGCAGTTCCAACGGGAGGAAAGCCGGGCCACGAGAACCGCCACACGGTGTCCAAGAAAAAGCAACGCGTCATTAAAATGCTTCTCATAGTTGCTTTGCTCTTCATCCTGTCCTGGCTGCCTCTGTGGACTCTCATGATGTTGAGCGACTACGCCAGGCTGACTGAGCAGCAGTACAGGATCATCAACATTTACATCTACCCCTTTGCCCACTGGCTGGCCTTCTTCAACAGCAGCGTCAACCCCATCATCTACGGTTTCTTCAATGAGAATTTCCGCAGAGGCTTTCAAGCCGTGTTCAAGTTCAGCCTGTGCACAGCCGACGGCCAGCGGAGGAAAACCTACTCGCACAGGCTGCAGGGAAACTCTGTCCTCCCTGCGAATAATGCACAGACCTGCCTGGAACCCATCTCTCTCAACAGCTTGGAAAAGAACACGTCCAGGCGAATCAACCATGTCACCGAGCAGGATTTGGTCATGGAGGACCTGGAAAAGGCATCTTGCAGTAGTGGGGGTGTGACTGCAGTGTCTATTTga